Within Acinetobacter sp. LoGeW2-3, the genomic segment CTTGCAATAGCACATCTGTAGTCCAGCGTTTTAACAGGGCTGGACTGGAAATCACATAATTCGATTTTTCGAATCCTGCAATTTTCTGTTGAATATCCACTACATCTTCAGGAAAGGCCAATTGATGCTGGTAAAAACTGCGACCGCTAGCTAAAGGCCAGAGTAATTTAAATAACAAGCCATAAATATGCTGATGACTCACAGTCGCGATCGCAATCGCATCTACAGGCAGTGCAAAACTGGCATCCAGCCCTGCAACTTCATTAAACAGTTGTTCTAAGGTACGTGGAATTTTTTTTGGTTGACCGGTAGAACCTGAAGTATAGAAATAGACCTGAGCCTGACTTAAAAATGCATCATCTAAATTCAACTGAATGGTATTAGCTTCATGCTGTAGCTCAAAACGCTTAAGAAAATAAATCTTTTCAGCAGCCAATTCACGTTCCAGTTCACTGACCCGGTTCGGTGGCAACAGGACTTGCTTACCTGCTTGTAGTACTGCAAAGAAGAACACCAGAAACTCATAGCTGTCCTGCTCCCAGAGTGCCCAAACTGAAGAGCTTAAAGGCTGAATCTGAGCCGCCTGCTGTTGTACATCCTGCCAGAAATCCTGAAAAGAAACTGGTGTCAGATCTGCTTTTACACAAAGCAGGCGTGATGAATTTACATGGTGCTTAAAATGACAAGACATACTCATTCGCTAATAATTCTATCGTACTATTCTTGCTGCTGATGCAGACGTTGCTGCCGCTTACGCAAGACATATTCCCCAAGTAACAAACATCCCATGAATACATAGGAAATAAAACCGTTATACAGCACCCAGATCCGTGTTGGCGTAAAATATACGGTATACAGAGCAATGGCGGCGTTTAAAATAAAAAAACCACACCACACCACCGTGACTTTTCGAGTCCAGACTACGCCTTCAGGCGGTAAATCCGGCTCTGCTAATCGTGCAAAGCGTTCGATCATCGAAGGCGGTCGTACCAACGTACTGGCAAAAATTACACATGAGCCAATGCTCATAAATACAGGATAGAGCTTTAGCCAGTTCTGATCTTTTAAAATCAGGCTAAGACCACCACATAAAATTGCAAATCCGGTCAAAGGCCATAGTAAAGTATTACCTTTGCTGAATAGTCGAAGTGCTCCGAGCACAATCAGCAATACGCTAACCCAGGCGAAATATCCCTGTGCCAGTCCATAGCCCACTAAAAAGGGATAGAGCACCAAAGCGGTAATCACTATCCCTCTTAGAAGATGTTTCATGCAGCTGACATATTCTGGATCACGGCAACCACATCCTGAACCGTACGGACATTTTTAAAGTCTTCCGGATTCACCTGCTTGCCAGTCAGCTCTTTGATTTTTACAACCAGGTCGATTGCATCAATACTGTCGACATCTAGGTCTGTTGCCAGGTTAGAGTCGAGTTGCACATCTTCAGGTTCGATTTCAAAAAGCTCTTCCATCCACTCGCGCAGTTTTTCGAGTACTTGTTCTTGAGTAAGCATTGCAACCTCTTATGCTGTCTGTTGTGCTTCAACCAAAGCAACCAGGCTTTGAATTGATTGAAAATGCTGTTTGGTCTCAGCTGATTCTGCATTCAAGTGAATGTTATAACGTTTTTTCAGCGCTAAACCGAGTTCCAGAGCATCAATTGAGTCGAGTCCCAGACCATCTCCGAACAGAGGCGCTTCTGTTTCAATATCATCCACTGTGATGTCTTCAAGCACGAGAACATCAATAATCATTTGCTTTAATTCATCAGCAAGATTGCTCATTTTTCAATAACTCTTGGTTAAAAAACTGCTGTAATTTTTGACTCAGGTGACGGACATTTTTCTGATTTACAGAAACATCATCAATCAGCTCATCAATCTCTAAGGCATCCAGCACCCGAACCTTGATATGAAAAGGTTCTGATGGAATGTGATACCACTTTTCATTTTTGGTTAATGTCGACGGCGTGCAGCTAATCATGACCGGACGAATCGGCACATGGGCACGGAGCGCAATATTAGCAGCTCCACGCTGAAAGTCATTCAATTGCTGACCTTTAGCAGTACGTGTCCCTTCAGGGAAAATCAACAAAGAAGCTGCCTGATCTTGTCCAAGGCGGTTTACACAGTCCTGAATAAACTGTTCAGAACCTGCATTCAGGATATAACCTGCATTCTGTACCGGCCCTTTGGTAAATGGATTCGCCCAGAGTGCCTGCTTGACCACGCAGTTGGCACGTTCCATCAACCCAATCAGCACCACCACATCAATCAGGGTTGGATGATTGGCAATCACCAGTTCCTGACGGCTACTCTCCAGCTTTTCCAGCCCTTCGACTTCATAAGTCATAATGCCGAGCTTGACCATCATTTCAGTAAAACCCTTAAAGCTATACTTAATCAGCTGCTGGGTTTTCTGCTGACGCAGTTCCGGATCTTGTTCAGTCAATTTAATCAGTGGAGCAAACAGACTACCAATAGCAATACCACCTACACCAAAGCTAGCAAAACTAAAGCCGGTCGCACCAACACGCCAGACATAATTGGCTTTTTGTTTAATCTGCTGCAATTTCAACATTTATGCCACGCAAGTTTGCTGTGCTCTGAACCTTGCCAGAAAGTCTGGAAAGCCCTTGCTTCCTGAAAATAGTAAGCAGGTGTGGAATATTGGGAAAGATCAATTTCAATATTGGGTTGATTCAAAGACACGACAGCCGCCATGGAAAAGGCATCGAATATCTGAAAATCACGATAGATCGCCGGTAAAGGCTCATCATAATATACCACAAGCACCTTCGCATCTTGCTTCTGGCAAGTTTTTAGCCAGGCATAGGCTTCAACCAAGGCATCATTCCATGATCCTGCCAGACTGGTCGCTGGATTCGCATCCTGACATAGAATTGAATATAGACCTGAAATAGCATTATGTACTGAAGTTGAAAACTGGGTCGGTGATGGAGTTTGGTCTTGCAGAACATCCTTCAAAATACTGAGGGTTTTATGCTCATCTCCATACTGAGATACCCAGACGATATAATCGACACTTTGACCTTCAAGTGCTTGGATCGCGCTATTCAGCGCTATTTTTGCAATCGCAGATAATCGACGGCGCTGCATGGCCGGAATTTTTTCTAAGGCAGGATATGTGGTATTTGCCTGACTCTGTATCAGGTCAGACATGTGCAGTCTGATCATATATGCCTACCCTCACCATATGAAAATTATTTCAATAAAACTTTCAATTTTTGAATGAGGCAAATTATACCATTGGTTATTATTTTCCAACAAAAAATATATTGCACATTATCAAATAACTATAAGTGAATTTTTAGGATAGCTTTAATTCTCTTTCTTGTTAACATGCTCTAAATAGAAAAAGCCCACCAATAAATAGTGGGCTTTTTGTAAGTATATCGATCAGTACAACTAACTGCCTTGAACCAAACGACGGGCACTAATAATGCCTGGTTGTTGTTCTAATCGCGCCAGCAATTTAGATAGTTGCGCCAAACCTTTGACCTCAATCAACAGTTTCATATTGGCAATACCATCTGCTTCTGAAATAGTATTCACCTGACGAATATTGATCTGATCAGAGAAGATCACTTGGGTCAGATCTTTCAACAGACCACGGCGGTCATACGCTTCCACCACAATCTGTACACTTTGACCACGGGTCGGCTGCATTTCCCAATCGGCTTCTACTGCGCGTTCAGGTTCCTGCGAAATCATGCGCACATAATCCGGACAAGCCACCTTATGAATGCTCACCCCACGATTTAGCGTGATATAACCCGCAATAGACTCACCATGTACCGGCTGACAGCATTGAGCTACGTGTAGCTCAACGTTATCCAGACCATCAATCAGGATACCATGTGCAGAAAGTGTATGACTGGCACGTGGATTCAGCGCTGGCTTCAGCACCAGTTCAGGCTCATCCTGATCCAGATGCATATGGCGATTGACCTGATTGATCAGGGCATGCAGGCTGATATCGCCATTCACGATGCCAATCAGAATGTCTTCACCACTTTTCACATTAAAGTGGTTGCAATAATCCCCCAAATCGATTGATTTTGGGTGAATCGCCAGACGTGAAAGTTCCTTATTCAGAATTTCACGACCGACTTCCAGATTCTTACTACGATCCTGCTGACGGAACCAGTGACGCAACTTGTCACGTGCACGAGCCGTCTTGATATAACCCAGTGAATTCACCAACCAGTCACGGTTTGGTTCACGGTCTTTTTTGGTCAGAATCTCGACCTGTTCACCGGTTTTCAGGGTATAGGTCAGTGGTACATAGCGCTGGTTGACACGCGCGGCATAGCACTTGTTACCGACTTCGGTATGTACATGATAAGCAAAATCTAAAACGGTCGAGCCACGTGGTAATTCTTTGATATCCCCATCACGGCTAAACACATAGATCTTTTCAAAGCCTTCAAAATCCTGAATCTGATCAAAATTCTCAGCTTCTGCTTCAGCATCTTTATGTGCACTGGCATCATTACGCTCTTGATAATGCTCCAGTACGGCACGCAGGGAATGCAGACGATGGTTAAAGGAATGGTCAGTGGTTTTCGCCCCTTCCTTATAGTTAAAGTGCGAACACACACCCAACTCTGCCTCTTCGTGCATGTTATAGGTACGGATCTGCACTTCCAGCGATTTGTTTTCAGCAATTACGGCCGTATGCAGTGAACGATAACCATTAGCTTTCGGGTTGGTAATGTAGTCATCAAACTGATGCGGAATATGACGCCAGATCTGATGTACGATGCCTAAAGTGTGATAACACTCAGGGACTGAAGTCACCAAGACACGTACAGCACGGATGTCATAGAGCTGATCAAAGCTCAGATCCTTGCTTTTCATTTTCCGATAAATCGAATAAATGTGTTTTACCCGGCCGGTAATTTCCGCTTCAATGCCATGCTCAGCCAGCTCACTACGTAACTTGTCGATCACGAACTGAATATACTGTTCACGCTCCAAGCGTTTTTCATTCAATAAAGATGCAATTTCTTTATAGCGTTCTGGCGCCAAATAGCGGAAAGCTAAATCTTCCAGCTCCCACTTAAGCTGGGCAATACCAAGACGGTGTGCCAGCGGCGAGTAGATAGTCAGAATCTCGCGTGCAACACGTTCCTGACGATCTCTCGGAGAATTCGCCAGTTCACGTAGTGCATAGGTACGTTCTGCAAGTTTAATCAGTACAACACGGACATCTTCAGTCACTGAGATCAACATCTTGTAGATGCCGGTCAAATGCTCACGCTGGTTATTATTGAAATGATCTTCCAGACGCTTATTGTTTTCAATTAGCTCAGAAAGCTTACCCATCGACAAGGTGCCTTTGACCAAGCCATGCACATTCTCGCCGAATTTCTCTAGTACATCTGAAAGTGGTGTTACCCCTTCACGCACTGAACGATACAGCATGGCTGCAGACAAGGTATCTTCATCGACATGCAAATGGGCAAGGATATCTGCCATCTCAATACCGGTATAGAAGGTATTGGAGCGATGCTGAACCGTGGTTTCTAACTCATTTTCTAAAGTGAGATGGGCGACTTCTTCGAGCTGTTCTAATGGTGCCCCATCTAATATGCCACGCACACGATCTAACCATTCGTTCAGATCCTGCAGGGCTTGTTCGGCATGTTCTACAGTCGTCTCCTGTGACAACTCGTTCAGTCGCCCAGGCAGCTGTTCACGTACTGTGACCATACCATTCTCCTACTTTTATATACATCATCTCTTTAATCGTTTATTTAATTTTCTTTTTCGAACAAGGCAATCGACTCAACATGGCCAGTATGGGTGAACATATCCATCACACCTGCCTTGCTTAGACGATACCCCTGTTGTACCAGCAATCCGGCATCTCTGGCTAGAGTTGCAGGGTTACATGATACGTAAACGATTCTTTTTGCATCAAACTTAGGGATATATTGCATCACTTCTTCTGCGCCTGAACGAGGCGGATCAATCAGCAATGCATCAAAACCCTGATTTGCCCAAGAATGATGCGAAAAATCTTGGGTTAAATCCTGTGAATAGAATGAAAGTTGTGCAAGACCATTTATTTTGGCATTTTCCGCACCACGTTGCACCATTTCTTCACTACCCTCAACCCCTACAACGCTGCCATTAGCACCAACACAGCGCGCCAGCGGCAAGGAAAAGTTTCCTAATCCACAAAACAGATCCAGAACACGTTCTCCTGGCTGTAGTTGTAGCAAATCACATGCCAGTCGTACCATCCGCGGGTTCACTGTGGAATTGACTTGGGTAAAATCTAGTGGATCAAAGCCAAATTCAACCTCAAAATCATCTAGACGATAATGCAGGCGCGCAGGTAATTGCGGTTCATCGATACGAGTCAGTGTGTTTTGACCTGCAGACTGAATATAAAGTTGCCACCCCTTCTGTAACGCAAATTCGCGTAATTGGTTGACATCCTGTTCAGGTAATTGTGCCGTTTCACGAACCACTAATGCGATTTCCTGATCACCCATCGCTAATTCTATATGACCAACGTCCGCCTTACCATTTAGACTTTGGAGCAATTGTTTAAGACGTGTAACCGATCCAAACTCACGATCCAGAATCATGCAGCGGTCAATCGAAGTCAGCCTATTGCTTTGGCTTTCACGAAATCCCACCACCAACTTGTCTTTGCCCGGTAAATAACGCACACCAATACGGGCTTTACGGCGGTAATCTTCACGTTGAGAACGTAATGGCGCGAGCCATTCCACAGGCTGAATACCTGCGAAATGTTGCAGATGGGATTTCAGTACATTTTGCTTCAGTTCAATCTGCGCATCCGGATCGATATGCTGCATATTACAGCCGCCACAAATCCCAAAATGTGGACAAGGCGGTTGCACGCGAATTGCTGATGCTTCACTCAGCAATTCCAGTGAATCAGCTTCTTCCAGCTTTTTCACTTCGCG encodes:
- a CDS encoding RelA/SpoT family protein produces the protein MVTVREQLPGRLNELSQETTVEHAEQALQDLNEWLDRVRGILDGAPLEQLEEVAHLTLENELETTVQHRSNTFYTGIEMADILAHLHVDEDTLSAAMLYRSVREGVTPLSDVLEKFGENVHGLVKGTLSMGKLSELIENNKRLEDHFNNNQREHLTGIYKMLISVTEDVRVVLIKLAERTYALRELANSPRDRQERVAREILTIYSPLAHRLGIAQLKWELEDLAFRYLAPERYKEIASLLNEKRLEREQYIQFVIDKLRSELAEHGIEAEITGRVKHIYSIYRKMKSKDLSFDQLYDIRAVRVLVTSVPECYHTLGIVHQIWRHIPHQFDDYITNPKANGYRSLHTAVIAENKSLEVQIRTYNMHEEAELGVCSHFNYKEGAKTTDHSFNHRLHSLRAVLEHYQERNDASAHKDAEAEAENFDQIQDFEGFEKIYVFSRDGDIKELPRGSTVLDFAYHVHTEVGNKCYAARVNQRYVPLTYTLKTGEQVEILTKKDREPNRDWLVNSLGYIKTARARDKLRHWFRQQDRSKNLEVGREILNKELSRLAIHPKSIDLGDYCNHFNVKSGEDILIGIVNGDISLHALINQVNRHMHLDQDEPELVLKPALNPRASHTLSAHGILIDGLDNVELHVAQCCQPVHGESIAGYITLNRGVSIHKVACPDYVRMISQEPERAVEADWEMQPTRGQSVQIVVEAYDRRGLLKDLTQVIFSDQINIRQVNTISEADGIANMKLLIEVKGLAQLSKLLARLEQQPGIISARRLVQGS
- a CDS encoding lysophospholipid acyltransferase family protein — protein: MLKLQQIKQKANYVWRVGATGFSFASFGVGGIAIGSLFAPLIKLTEQDPELRQQKTQQLIKYSFKGFTEMMVKLGIMTYEVEGLEKLESSRQELVIANHPTLIDVVVLIGLMERANCVVKQALWANPFTKGPVQNAGYILNAGSEQFIQDCVNRLGQDQAASLLIFPEGTRTAKGQQLNDFQRGAANIALRAHVPIRPVMISCTPSTLTKNEKWYHIPSEPFHIKVRVLDALEIDELIDDVSVNQKNVRHLSQKLQQFFNQELLKNEQSC
- a CDS encoding septation protein IspZ, which produces MKHLLRGIVITALVLYPFLVGYGLAQGYFAWVSVLLIVLGALRLFSKGNTLLWPLTGFAILCGGLSLILKDQNWLKLYPVFMSIGSCVIFASTLVRPPSMIERFARLAEPDLPPEGVVWTRKVTVVWCGFFILNAAIALYTVYFTPTRIWVLYNGFISYVFMGCLLLGEYVLRKRQQRLHQQQE
- a CDS encoding phosphopantetheine-binding protein; the protein is MSNLADELKQMIIDVLVLEDITVDDIETEAPLFGDGLGLDSIDALELGLALKKRYNIHLNAESAETKQHFQSIQSLVALVEAQQTA
- a CDS encoding acyl carrier protein — translated: MLTQEQVLEKLREWMEELFEIEPEDVQLDSNLATDLDVDSIDAIDLVVKIKELTGKQVNPEDFKNVRTVQDVVAVIQNMSAA
- a CDS encoding beta-ketoacyl synthase chain length factor translates to MIRLHMSDLIQSQANTTYPALEKIPAMQRRRLSAIAKIALNSAIQALEGQSVDYIVWVSQYGDEHKTLSILKDVLQDQTPSPTQFSTSVHNAISGLYSILCQDANPATSLAGSWNDALVEAYAWLKTCQKQDAKVLVVYYDEPLPAIYRDFQIFDAFSMAAVVSLNQPNIEIDLSQYSTPAYYFQEARAFQTFWQGSEHSKLAWHKC
- the rlmD gene encoding 23S rRNA (uracil(1939)-C(5))-methyltransferase RlmD; the encoded protein is MKHRAQPRPKQQPEYIFQVESLSHEGRGIAHYGSHPDHPADKHGKKVFIRYALPGETVRARITREVKKLEEADSLELLSEASAIRVQPPCPHFGICGGCNMQHIDPDAQIELKQNVLKSHLQHFAGIQPVEWLAPLRSQREDYRRKARIGVRYLPGKDKLVVGFRESQSNRLTSIDRCMILDREFGSVTRLKQLLQSLNGKADVGHIELAMGDQEIALVVRETAQLPEQDVNQLREFALQKGWQLYIQSAGQNTLTRIDEPQLPARLHYRLDDFEVEFGFDPLDFTQVNSTVNPRMVRLACDLLQLQPGERVLDLFCGLGNFSLPLARCVGANGSVVGVEGSEEMVQRGAENAKINGLAQLSFYSQDLTQDFSHHSWANQGFDALLIDPPRSGAEEVMQYIPKFDAKRIVYVSCNPATLARDAGLLVQQGYRLSKAGVMDMFTHTGHVESIALFEKEN